The following nucleotide sequence is from Aspergillus nidulans FGSC A4 chromosome I.
TTTATTGGGTCCCCAAGAACCTCTCTGTGTCAATGAGCCGGCCAGCGTTATCTTACTGGATCTGGGCAGGCTGGGCTTGCTGGGCGCCATGCCAATCTCCTACCAAAACACGAGCGAGGTCTTGCACTGCCCTGACGATGACaataacaaaaaaaaaaaaaaaaccaacTCTATTCAGCATCTATAGATAGTAAATCTACTCTTAGCCAATTGCAACAACCACCTCTTGTCATAAGTCCGAGTGTTTCAGCTTCAGAGCCGACTCGTCTCGTCTCCAGCACAGTAGGGGCTCTTGGCCCGCATCCACTCTCCCCAGAACCAAAGTAGCACTGGAGCCACGAGGCCCATGCCCAGGCTCACAAAACCCAAGAGGCTATTGCCCCATCCCAGTCCTAATGCCCGGTACAGCCCATCTGCAAAGAGGGGGAAGCCGAAGCCCGCCATCGTCCGAACAAACGCCGTGACGCCCGTGGCACTTGCTGCGTACCGAGTGTAGGCGTCGATCACATAAGTCTGACAGCACTGGAAGCAGACGATGAGCCCAATCGCGAATAATGCAGCCCCAATGTTGGGGACGATCCAGTGTGTTTTGTACTCTGCTGTCCAACCGTAGACGAAGAGGCCGATTGGGACTATCAGACCTCCAGGGATCATCAAAGGTACGCGGTACTCGGGACGCCCGGTATCGCCGTAGTATTTGGAGAGACGCTCGTAAACCTGCCGCAGAACAGGCGACGATCAGTGTCTGAGTAACGGGGAGGCTGAAAAGGGGATGCGCATTTCTAGGGTGAGCTTACATAGTCAATGAGCCGGCCGCAGAACTGCAGTCCAAGAACGAACCCGACTCCAAGGGAGAGGTAGTTCAAGCTGGCGattcctttttcttgatcGTACCTCCCCTCCCAGACAGTTGGGAAAGAAGCAAGTCTGAATTAGTTAGCGATATACCTTCGTCTTCATTGCCTCAGGGAACGTACACTAGATACATCAGCCCGTATTGATACCCTCGGTAAAGTGCGATTGCCTGGATGGCGGGCTGAGTGAACAGCATTCGGAATGGCCGGATGAGATTCTTCCTTAGGAGCTGGGGAAAAGTGCGATCCGGCTCgtcatactctgtatacagCAATGAATTCCCGGTTTCACGCTCCAGCCTCTTTTTCCTCGTCATCAGGATCTTGGGCGCGTATGTTtcgcggaggaagaggaaggccaGGATCTGGACCAGTGCGTCGGCCATGGAGACAACCCAGAAGATCCACCGCCAGGACATGTATTGCGTCAGGTAACCACCGGCTGAAAAATCGCCCAGTCAGTTGGAGGCCGATGTCAGATAGAAGAGGCAGGGGAAAGAGGGGAGCTCTTACCGATTGGGCCCACGGCTGGTCCAATGAATGGCATCACGGCGTACACGGCGCTGGCTGCTCCTcgctcgttcttcctccaacAGTCGCTCAATACACCGCCACCGATCTGGCCTTATTATCAGCGCTGCCTGATCCTCAGGGGCTTCAGACATACATACCGCTTGGGGTGCGCTCCCACCGAGACCGCTCAGGAACCGAAAAGCAAGCATCTGCTCGCGTGATGTGGCAAAGCCACAGACCGTGTTGAAGATCAAGTAAACCATATTGGCTGACTGCAGTATCACGACCCTTCCATACATCTCTGACAGCGGTGCAAGGATGAAGGGTCCCACCGCATAGGCAAGCAGGAAAATAGACATGACCAGGTAACGTTCAATATCGGATCTGATATTGAATTCGTCGGCGATCTCAGGCAGGGCCGGTGCGACCATTGTCGACGATACAGGCGAGATAAAGGTGAAGCACGAGACCAGCAGAGTGGCTGACCATTTCCGCCCATGGCTCCAGTTCAATGGGTTCTCGGGGTCATGGGGCGAAGACCAGGTCACCTTTATTCTCTCGTGAGCCTACAATATCCATACACCATGAGGTTGGACATACCAATCTCGGCTCATCAGCGAAGAGGGGAATCAAAAAGCTGCCCTCAGTGGGTGCAACGGAGCGCTGCTCGCTCTCCTGGAGTGAACTGACATTTTCGCGACTTGGAGTTAGATATAGATATGTCATTGTAACGATTGTGCTCGAACGAATGGACTTAGAGTAGTAAATAGCGAGCGAAGTATGTCAGGAAACCCTAACGATGAGTGTTGCGATGTCGGTATACAGTGGGATAACCACCGCTCGATACTTATAACTTTTGTATGTCGGACTGGAAATATCCAATTGCGGCCATTATGTTATCCAGTCTCTTTCTACAGCTACTTGGCCGTGGCGCAGGGACAGTTTCGTAGCTTTAGACTTTTGCGTAGTGGATTGCCAAGTTACAAGGCAGCAAAGTATCGAGCCCTCTAAAGAAGAGACATGGTACGCTGCACCAGTCAAGACACGAGCGGAAATCTGGCTCGTGAAGGGTCGATCGATACCAAATATAGCTGTTAGATGGTGAGTGGTCACATCTTGGGCTGCCCTCACCCGACGTCACTCACCCCAGGACCCTTGAGCTCACTGCAGATCTGCGTCTTGCAGGCCAAGTAGCGCGGGCTAGGCAGCCAAATATCAATTATAGAACTTTATAGCGCTCTATTACCAACAGGGAAGGCGGCAGATGTCACGGCGGCGCTGGTAGGTGATGTTTTCTCTTGGACGATGAGGCGAAGCATGCTCAAGAGCCATGACACCAAGACCAGACCGAGATAGATACGAAGGATATGCCATTGGAGTGGGGATCGGCAGAGAAGACCAGTAGAGTGGGAAGAAAACAGAGGCGTGGAATGGTCATGGGCAGGAGCACATAGAGGAGCAGCATGGCTTATAAAAAGAGTATCAAGTCACCCGGTCATCTCCATCAGTCTTCGCTCCAGACATCACACGTACATCAGCTCCAATATCAACTGCAAGACACTCGCTTAACACTTTCCCTCGTTTATAATCTCAAAGACAATCCATTCGTTTCCCATCAGGAACCCTTTCATCATGAAGGTTCTGGTCTGCCCATCTGGCTTCAAGGGAAGCATTAACCCTGGCACAGCGGCGGACTGTATTGAGGCCGGCATCCTGCAAGCCATGCCTCAGGCAACTGTCCACAAAGTTCCCCTCGCCGACGGTGGAGAAGGGTTTGCTCATGCCCTGGTGGCTGCTACGTCGGGGGCAATACGCAATCTTCGCGTAACCGGCCCCGTTAGAGAGCCCGTTCAATCATTCTATGGGATCCTCGGCAACACCCCGGTCAAGACTGCTGTGATTGAGATGGCAGCCGTGGCCGGTCTGAGCTTGGTCCCTCCTGACCGCCGCAACCCCTGCGCGACGACTACTTATGGCGTTGGCCAGCTGATTGCCGCGGCGCTTGATGACGGGGCCCAACGGATCATCGTCGGGTGCGGTGACTCTGGCACCAGTGACGGTGGTGCCGGAATGCTCCAAGCCCTCGGGGCTCGACTACTCGACTACGATGGGCGAGAGCTTCCGCAGGCAGGTGGCGGCCAGTCACTCGTTTCCCTCGCCGGAGTTGATTTTTCAAAGATGCAT
It contains:
- a CDS encoding MFS transporter (transcript_id=CADANIAT00007754), yielding MTYLYLTPSRENVSSLQESEQRSVAPTEGSFLIPLFADEPRLAHERIKVTWSSPHDPENPLNWSHGRKWSATLLVSCFTFISPVSSTMVAPALPEIADEFNIRSDIERYLVMSIFLLAYAVGPFILAPLSEMYGRVVILQSANMVYLIFNTVCGFATSREQMLAFRFLSGLGGSAPQAIGGGVLSDCWRKNERGAASAVYAVMPFIGPAVGPIAGGYLTQYMSWRWIFWVVSMADALVQILAFLFLRETYAPKILMTRKKRLERETGNSLLYTEYDEPDRTFPQLLRKNLIRPFRMLFTQPAIQAIALYRGYQYGLMYLVLASFPTVWEGRYDQEKGIASLNYLSLGVGFVLGLQFCGRLIDYVYERLSKYYGDTGRPEYRVPLMIPGGLIVPIGLFVYGWTAEYKTHWIVPNIGAALFAIGLIVCFQCCQTYVIDAYTRYAASATGVTAFVRTMAGFGFPLFADGLYRALGLGWGNSLLGFVSLGMGLVAPVLLWFWGEWMRAKSPYCAGDETSRL
- a CDS encoding glycerate kinase family protein (transcript_id=CADANIAT00007755), with protein sequence MKVLVCPSGFKGSINPGTAADCIEAGILQAMPQATVHKVPLADGGEGFAHALVAATSGAIRNLRVTGPVREPVQSFYGILGNTPVKTAVIEMAAVAGLSLVPPDRRNPCATTTYGVGQLIAAALDDGAQRIIVGCGDSGTSDGGAGMLQALGARLLDYDGRELPQAGGGQSLVSLAGVDFSKMHPRLKYVNIEAVCNWKNVLCGPQGVARVYGPQKGASAEQTQLLEAALQIYAVVIHRTLGIDISNAPGSGASGGLGAGLLLVGAELRPRYEALMEYFHLRDIFSDCDLVITAEGAIDDQTPRGKIPAEVALRARERNIPVIVLAAALDPGRSDGGH